The Medicago truncatula cultivar Jemalong A17 chromosome 4, MtrunA17r5.0-ANR, whole genome shotgun sequence genome includes a region encoding these proteins:
- the LOC25492665 gene encoding transcription factor TFIIIB component B'' isoform X2 — translation MDLFDDILLEVPPAPARPSAKFAPKVKSKQSLRKEISASEHATSSVDGKNMHVASTPTVTKSIRDTNLDNESELNKVPSPSTAFLDSNKSLQVNNSLQDSLNVGFKSSSGDNSTAISENNIHSIFTSGKVQEDANERKQSLRKRKRSYVAGVEDDRDKSSRQLRKQVACEHVKNSNSLIEDDDELDPPYICNNIDQIEENDDEDEVDNSSKKKRALTNSKKKYMSKNGKAYKKSKKENGDSEKTTKEPPKKFSRSSRRRKRQVDQALLDDYELGSRSISLRDILAISDDKERQEKKEAKSSTNQSGGDFFHDAGANNEEETFSSDDDGLRDQEDDQASKKFASTVPLYNSHSFRDKSPRVKWSKQDTEKFYEALKEFGLDFTMIQQIFASKTRRQIKLKFKNEDQHHPLRITDAINSHSSDHHIFKSVIAKLPQISTTNANQEATEDTTEDMSPGINEQVATTEQDSADVKDQEDPMAYQSPEQFDDSDDDLWKWSQYQSVI, via the exons ATGGATCTTTTTGATGATATTCTACTTGAAGTTCCTCCTGCACCTG CTCGGCCTAGTGCCAAGTTTGCGCCCAAGGTCAAATCAAAACAGTCCTTACGAAAGGAAATATCTGCATCAGAACATGCTACCTCGTCTGTAGATGGGAAGAACATGCATGTTGCTTCAACCCCCACGGTCACTAAATCCATTCGTGACACCAACCTCGATAATG AGAGTGAATTGAATAAAGTGCCTTCCCCATCCACTGCATTCCTTGACAGCAACAAAAGTTTGCAAGTTAATAACTCATTGCAAGACAGCCTAAATGTTGGCTTCAAAAGTTCTTCAGGCGACAATAGCACTGCAATTTCCGAGAACAACATTCATTCTATTTTTACTTCCGGAAAAGTACAAGAG gATGCTAATGAGAGGAAACAATCTCTAAGGAAGCGTAAAAGATCATATGTTGCTGGTGTGGAGGATGACCGTGATAAAAGCTCAAGGCAGCTGAGAAAACAAGTAGCTTGTGAACATGTTAAAAACTCAAACTCATTGATTGAGGATGATGATGAACTCGACCCTCCTTATATTTGTAACAATATAgatcaaattgaagaaaatgatgacGAGGACGAAGTGGATAATTCATCTAAGAAGAAAAGAGCATTAacaaattcaaaaaagaaatatatgtctAAAAATGGAAAAGCTTACAAAAAAAGCAAGAAGGAAAATGGCGATTCAGAAAAAACTACTAAAGAACCACCCAAAAAGTTCTCTCGTTCTTCTCGGCGAAGAAAAAGACAAG TGGACCAGGCTCTGCTGGATGATTATGAACTTGGTTCTCGATCAATTTCTCTTAGGGATATTCTTGCAATTTCAGATGATAAGGAGCGACAGGAG AAAAAGGAGGCAAAATCTTCCACCAATCAAAG TGGTGGGGATTTCTTTCATGATGCCGGTGCTAATAATGAAGAGGAGACTTTTAGTTCAGATGATGATGGTCTTAGAGACCAAGAGGATGATCAAGCTAGTAAAAAGTTTGCGTCAACTGTCCCTTTATACAATTCCCATTCTTTCAGGGACAAGTCACCTAGGGTAAAATGGTCGAAACAAGATACCGAAAAGTTTTATGAG gCTCTGAAGGAGTTTGGCCTAGATTTTACAATGATTCAACAAATTTTTGCTAGTAAAACAAGACGTCAAATTAAGCTGAAGTTCAAGAATGAAGACCAACATCATCCTTTACGAATAACTGATGCTATTAACAGTCATTCATCAG ATCATCATATTTTTAAGTCGGTGATTGCGAAACTGCCACAAATTTCTACCACTAATGCAAATCAGGAAGCCACTGAAGACACTACTGAAGACATGTCACCTGGAATTAAT GAACAGGTTGCAACAACTGAGCAGGACAGTGCTGATGTTAAAGATCAGGAGGATCCCATGGCGTATCAAAGTCCAGAGCAATTTGATGATAGTGATGATGACTTATGGAAATGGTCTCAGTATCAAAGTGTTATTTAG
- the LOC25492665 gene encoding transcription factor TFIIIB component B'' isoform X1, giving the protein MDLFDDILLEVPPAPARPSAKFAPKVKSKQSLRKEISASEHATSSVDGKNMHVASTPTVTKSIRDTNLDNDGAESELNKVPSPSTAFLDSNKSLQVNNSLQDSLNVGFKSSSGDNSTAISENNIHSIFTSGKVQEDANERKQSLRKRKRSYVAGVEDDRDKSSRQLRKQVACEHVKNSNSLIEDDDELDPPYICNNIDQIEENDDEDEVDNSSKKKRALTNSKKKYMSKNGKAYKKSKKENGDSEKTTKEPPKKFSRSSRRRKRQVDQALLDDYELGSRSISLRDILAISDDKERQEKKEAKSSTNQSGGDFFHDAGANNEEETFSSDDDGLRDQEDDQASKKFASTVPLYNSHSFRDKSPRVKWSKQDTEKFYEALKEFGLDFTMIQQIFASKTRRQIKLKFKNEDQHHPLRITDAINSHSSDHHIFKSVIAKLPQISTTNANQEATEDTTEDMSPGINEQVATTEQDSADVKDQEDPMAYQSPEQFDDSDDDLWKWSQYQSVI; this is encoded by the exons ATGGATCTTTTTGATGATATTCTACTTGAAGTTCCTCCTGCACCTG CTCGGCCTAGTGCCAAGTTTGCGCCCAAGGTCAAATCAAAACAGTCCTTACGAAAGGAAATATCTGCATCAGAACATGCTACCTCGTCTGTAGATGGGAAGAACATGCATGTTGCTTCAACCCCCACGGTCACTAAATCCATTCGTGACACCAACCTCGATAATG ATGGTGCAGAGAGTGAATTGAATAAAGTGCCTTCCCCATCCACTGCATTCCTTGACAGCAACAAAAGTTTGCAAGTTAATAACTCATTGCAAGACAGCCTAAATGTTGGCTTCAAAAGTTCTTCAGGCGACAATAGCACTGCAATTTCCGAGAACAACATTCATTCTATTTTTACTTCCGGAAAAGTACAAGAG gATGCTAATGAGAGGAAACAATCTCTAAGGAAGCGTAAAAGATCATATGTTGCTGGTGTGGAGGATGACCGTGATAAAAGCTCAAGGCAGCTGAGAAAACAAGTAGCTTGTGAACATGTTAAAAACTCAAACTCATTGATTGAGGATGATGATGAACTCGACCCTCCTTATATTTGTAACAATATAgatcaaattgaagaaaatgatgacGAGGACGAAGTGGATAATTCATCTAAGAAGAAAAGAGCATTAacaaattcaaaaaagaaatatatgtctAAAAATGGAAAAGCTTACAAAAAAAGCAAGAAGGAAAATGGCGATTCAGAAAAAACTACTAAAGAACCACCCAAAAAGTTCTCTCGTTCTTCTCGGCGAAGAAAAAGACAAG TGGACCAGGCTCTGCTGGATGATTATGAACTTGGTTCTCGATCAATTTCTCTTAGGGATATTCTTGCAATTTCAGATGATAAGGAGCGACAGGAG AAAAAGGAGGCAAAATCTTCCACCAATCAAAG TGGTGGGGATTTCTTTCATGATGCCGGTGCTAATAATGAAGAGGAGACTTTTAGTTCAGATGATGATGGTCTTAGAGACCAAGAGGATGATCAAGCTAGTAAAAAGTTTGCGTCAACTGTCCCTTTATACAATTCCCATTCTTTCAGGGACAAGTCACCTAGGGTAAAATGGTCGAAACAAGATACCGAAAAGTTTTATGAG gCTCTGAAGGAGTTTGGCCTAGATTTTACAATGATTCAACAAATTTTTGCTAGTAAAACAAGACGTCAAATTAAGCTGAAGTTCAAGAATGAAGACCAACATCATCCTTTACGAATAACTGATGCTATTAACAGTCATTCATCAG ATCATCATATTTTTAAGTCGGTGATTGCGAAACTGCCACAAATTTCTACCACTAATGCAAATCAGGAAGCCACTGAAGACACTACTGAAGACATGTCACCTGGAATTAAT GAACAGGTTGCAACAACTGAGCAGGACAGTGCTGATGTTAAAGATCAGGAGGATCCCATGGCGTATCAAAGTCCAGAGCAATTTGATGATAGTGATGATGACTTATGGAAATGGTCTCAGTATCAAAGTGTTATTTAG